CCGAAAAGCATAATCAACTGCATAATGATCTAACAAATAATTAGCCTTCGCCAGCTGGGAGCTTCCAAATTCGGGGAAGGAGGTTAAAATAGTTTGCTGATCTGCTATTGAAATCCCACCAAAAAAGGTTACTACATCCAAATCTCTGGGCGGCCGTCTTTCAATTGTTTCAATGTCTGTCAAAAAGCTTCCGTCAAGCCATTGAAATCCAAAGATTACTCTGTGATTAGTCAACTGTTCTCTGAAACTTAGGAAGTTTTTCAGGATTCTTACTCGGGTAGCTGAATGTGAGAACTTTTGGCAGAGCTCAATACTTGTACAAGGGTACGGTGATAGATGATTTCTGTTTACTGGGTCACCAAGGTGTGGAGGAAGTACATAGTTGTGGTCAAAATCAGGAATAGGCATTGGTTATGTATATAGAGGATGGTAAAATACATAAGCAAACAAAAAACTTTCCATCAACAAAGGTTTCAACCAGATACTTATTAAGCGGTAGCAACACTTAGAAGATGTTGCTGGCCCCAAGTTCTATTTTTTATGTAATTACAAGATGCAAGATCGTGTCTTAATCAAATAGTAAATACGTTTTTACTCATAGTTTGCGTCCCAATATTTTTACTTGAAGCGCACGATTCACTTTTCCCAAGGTTTAATTTTAACAATTTCGCTCCCTCTCATCACAACTAGTGGAGTGCCTTTTTGCTTCTTGAACTCAACAACTTTCTCATGAGTTCTTTTTATTCCCAATAAAATTTTTTCTTGCAATGCTAGCTCTTTTTCAAATACGCTCATAAAAATTGCGAAGCTGATTAAATTTGTCTTTTTGAAATACATTTAAACTATAATCTCTTGATCTTTTTGCGATTAATTCTTCGTCTTCAAAGGAATTGTCAATTATGAAAGCAAGATCAACTATTGGTAAGTAGATATCAAATAAATTCTTGATTCCTTTTACATACCGCCTTTCAATCACATCAGGCTCAATATTGTGCCCACCTTCTGAAACTCTCATGCGGACACGCTCTTTCGCTAATTCAACATCATTGAGCCAGTAAAAAATCAACGTTACTATAAAGCCTTTTTTCTTCGCCTCTTCAATTTTGGGCTTATAGCTTCGTGTAGATAATGTCGTCTCAAATGCAAAACTGTCATTTCCGTTCAGTAGTTCATTAACCCTGCCTAACATAATTCGCCCGGCTTCTAGTTCAACTTTTTCTGGTTGAAATGGAGACACTCCCTTGGCAATTTCATCCGCATTTACGAATTCTTTGCAGTCTAAAATCTCTGGTAGTATAGCAAACGAGGCGGCTGTTTTTCCAGCACCGTTACAACCCGCAATGATATATAGATTCTTTTCTAGCATTGTATTGAAGAATGCACGGTTATCGCGACAAGTTTATTTCCCCCCAATCAACCGCTCCAACCTCCCCATCATCTCGTCCTTCTCCTTCAACATCCGTTCATAAAGCTCCATTTTCTCATCGTGTAATCTTCTTATTTCGGCGATTGAATTGACGGTGAAAGTTGAATGCGGATTTCCAAGATATGCCTGATCGTGGAATGTATTGGAGATAATGTTAATGGCTTGATCCTCATCAAAATTCCGAATTGCCTCAGCTGGTATTTTAAGTATCGCCGAAACCTGCTCCAAAATGTCGGAATCGATCTTTTCTTTTTGTTCGAGGAGCGAGATCTTTTGCTGGTTCCATTCTTCGCCGAGCTCGAAGGCGAGGAAATCTTGTTTGATTCCGAGCATTTCCCGGAAGCGTTTCAAATTGCGGCCCTCATGGATCTTCGGGTTGGAGGTAGTGGGTGTCATGCGGAAATGGGTTTCGTTGAAAAGGCAATTTATATAAATCCATCGTTAAATTTTTGGGTAATTTACTTGCATTGGATGTAAGATACCCGCCGGGCAAGTTGGGTACCTTTCACCGGAAGCCGTGCTTTGTGGCGCGGGAGTGAGAAGCTCCGGCCGCCCAGCCGCCATCATGGGCGACAAATTATTTCACACATTAAAAACCCGAAAAAATGAACACAAAAACACACATGACCGATCCCTCGGACGCGGTATTACTGGCGTACGGACAAATGGTGCGTGATTTATTGAGCAGTAGCACCGCGGAGCGCTGGAATGAGCAACTCTGGGCGATGTTTGACGGATACATTCTCGGCTTGCAAGAGTTGGGCCACGCACCGGAATTGCATCACACTTACTTTTCCTTCAAAGAGTTGCTGGAATTTTTTGAGCATGTGGAGGAGATCAGGGTGGGGGATTCGTCGTCAGGTAAAAAGTAAAAATTTTGAACAAAAATGATTATATAGCATTCGGAATCAATGTGTTTGACCTTTTTCTGTAAATGTGTATGAGCAAGTTTTCTACGATTTTGGTGGCGGCTGTCATTTTCCTTTCTTTTTCTGCAAAAGCGCAGAAAGCCCCGGCTTGGGAGTTGGGTGTCCAGGGCGAATATGGGCGCGATTGGTATCATAAAAGTTACGCGCCTGAAATCAATTACGAGGGTTTGATCACGGATTTTTCTTCCAGCCGCTCGTGGGGCGCGGGTTTCTATTTTGAAAGGTCGTTGAATACGCGCTGGTCTGTACTGGGGCAGGCGGGTTATGCGCAAAAGAAAATTCACCCGCAGCTTTTTCATTATCCCAGCCAAACCACATCGCATTATTATATCCGGGAACTGCATCACAGGATTGCAGCGGATGCGGGCATGCGGCTTTATTTGAATCCGGAATCACGCTTGAAGGTTTTTGTGGACGGCAAACTGGGCGGGAATTTCTTCCTCTCAATCGTGCAGCGCAAAGCCGGCTATGGTGAGATAGCGGATATAGCGGTCAAAAATGTTTTTGGCTTTCAGCGCGTCGCTCCGGTTGCATCAGCCTCGGCCGGTCTCAAATGGTCGCGACTAACCATTTCGGCGGAGTATAGAGACGATTTGATGGTTTCAAAACGGAGCGATAAGATGAGCGGCGTTTCAGGTAGGGGTTTGTTTGGGAAAGTTGGGGTGGCGTTGTTTCGGGGGAAGAGGTAAGTAGGATCGATATTGAGCTCCCTATGCTGGGAAAGGGCGGACAAGCAGTTGAATTTGTTTTAAACAAAAAGCGAGCAACATCACTGCGCCAGTCCTGGCATCAAGATGTTCGCTCGCTTTTTTCCGTCAGCTAAAGCAGACGGTTATTGAATCAATTTCCGTCGGCTTCAGCCAACGGGCACAGGGCATCGGCATCGCCCAGATGCCTATTTCTTCGCCTTCTTCAGCGCCTCTGTCGTCAACCAATATTTCGCAATCATATTCGGAACCTCCCACTCAGGCAATTTGCCCGCTTTGAGAAATCCCATATAAGCATTCGCTACCTGCGCGAAGTGCGATTCGTGACCAGTATCGTATTTCGCAGGAATCGTAATCTCCCAACCCGCCGCAATCTTCTTCAATTCCACACCCGGATATTTATCTGAAACAGCCTTGAACGCCGCCGCAACGCCATCTTCGTAAGCTTTCGACTTATCGGTATTTTCAATAAACAAAACAGGCTTGTATTTCTGGTCTTTACCCTGGCGCACGATCAGGTTTGCTTTCGAGCCTTTCATAATCGAGTAATGCGTGTCGCCGGTACCTTCCGGGGCCTGGAAGTTCCACAGAACGGATACTTTCGCGTGCACACCTTTCAGCTTGTAAGTCATCTCGCCATTTGAATACACATTCAAAACAGTATCCTTCACATCCTTTTTCAGGAAATCAGGAAAAGTTTCGCTTTTGGTGACGAGCTTGAATTGCGAGGGTGTCAGTTGCGTAGCAGTGCGTTTTGCATTCAGCAGCTCAATGTCTTTTTTGTAATCCAGAGACACATCAGGAAACGCACTCCATTGAACCAGGTCGACCAAGTGCGTAGTAACGTCCACCATTCCTTCGCCTTGCTGGGCCACATCAAAAAACCAGGTCGGGCGCACGAGTGGCTCGCCGGAAATGTATTTGAAATAATGGTGCACACTTTCCTTCACCACCGCCGGATTTTCAGGAGTACCTTTTTGCAGCTCTCCGAAAATCGCCGGAATGGAAGCCAACTCGCGCTGCAAAGTATTGGTGATCTCATAACGCTCGGTCATGATATCGTACAGCAACACTTTGTTCTTCTCCGCACTGGCGAATGCTTCTTTCAACTTATCAAAACCTGCCGCATCAATCGCCATTGGTTTGTCGGCCAATACGTTAAGGCTTGCGTCGACGGATTTTTTAATGTAATCGGTCTTTTTCTGATTATTACCAGCCAGAACCACCACATTTCCCTTTTTCTCGGCCAGCATTTTGTCCATGAAATCTGCGCCGGTGTATACTTCTTCTTTCCAATGCGTCGGATTTTCGGGAGCAGCGTTGTATTTCTCCACTTTGTCAAGATAAGCTTTCACGTCCGGACCTTCGGTTGCATAGACATAAGCCACCGAATCGACATCGTCATACATTGATTTCTGTACCAAAGCCGCGTGGAAATGACCCGGCTCGACTACGATCAGACTCAGCGGTTTTTTCGTCGCCTCGTCACTTGCTTCCTCTTTCTTCGAATTACAGCTCTGATTAAATACCATTGCGCTCAATAAAGCGATTGTCAAGAGTTCTTTTTTCATTTGAATGGATTGAGGTAATAATTGCAAGATAGTTTCAAAACGAAACTACGCCTGACTGTACGACGAAATTTCTTTCAGTTTCCCTGAACTGTCCTTATCAATATACAAAATCGCGTTCGGGTGCTTACGGAGAATCGTCGCCGGATAAGCTTCTTGAATCTCCGACTCTACCGTATGGTAAATTGCCTGCGCCTTCTTCTCGCCGGGCACCATTGCGAATGCGTAAGTCGATTTCAATAGTGTCGGAATCGTAAGCGTCAATGCAGTTTCCGGCACTTCGTCGAATGTATCGAAGCATTCATCATTCACCTGCTGCTGGCGGCAGGCTTCGTCGAGCTCCACTTGTTTTACAACCAGAGGATCGTCAAAAAATGCCACATGAGGGTCGTTGAATGCCAAATGCCCGTTTTCGCCGATGCCCATGCAAACGATATCGATCGGGTATTTTTCCAAAAGCGCAGCATAACGTTCACACTCCGCATTCAGATCGGAAGCATTCCCGTCGAGATACGAAACAGAACGCGGGTTCACGTGATCGAATAAACGCACTTTCAGGAAATACCCGAAATTCTGCGGCGCGTCGGCAGCGATGCCCACATATTCGTCCATGTGAAATGCATTGACCTTATCCCATCGTATGCCGGTTTCGGTTCTCAATGCAGTCAGAAATTCATTTTGCGAAGGCGCGGAAGCGAAGATGATATTTACAAATTCTTTGATATCCTGCAATTCACGGATCTTGTCGGCCACCGCTTTCGCCGCGGTTTCACCCATTTCCTGCCGTGTTTCAAAGATTTTAACTTCCAGATTGTCAACTTTCATTCTCGATCAGTAAGGTTTTTGGTAAATGGTTTTTCCGGCGACGATCGTACGCTGGATATTTATATTTTGGTCAAAAATCACAATGTCGGCATCCTTGCCAGCAGCGAGCGTGCCTTTTCTATGATCTACGCCCATAATTCGCGCCGGGGTAGTCGAACCCATTCTTACTGCATCAAGCAGCGAAACGTCCGCGATTTGTACCATCGTGCGAACCAGGCGATCAAACGTGGAAACGCTTCCGGCAAAAGAGGTACGGTCGGGCAGCTTGGCTACGCCGTCTTCAATGATCACTTTCAAGCCGTTTTTCAGTGAGCCGAGTGTGCTTTCTCCTTCCGGCATTCCGGCGCCACGCATGGCGTCGGTGATCAATGCGGTACGGTCGGCTCCTTTTATTTTATATATCAACTTCAAAAGCGGCGCGGGCAAATGCACGCCGTCGGCGATGATCTCCACATCCATATCCAGCAAAAAAGCGCTTTCAATGGTTCCCGCATAACGAAATGCATTTCGCCTCGTCACGCCAGACATTGCTGAATAGAGGTGCGTCGCCAGCGTGTAGCCATTTTCATAAGCATCCAGCACATCTTCATAAATCGCATCCGTATGCGCCACTGCCGCCAGAATGCCTTTTTGTTTTAATCTTCTACCAAAATCAATAGCCCCCGGCAACTCCGGTGCCGCGCTCCACCGCGTGATTGACGATGAATAGGCGAGTACTTCTTCATATTCCGCGGGATCAGGATTTCGAATGTACCGGGGATCCTGCGCGCCCCGCTGGCTCAATGCAAAATAAGGTCCCTCCAAATGCATTCCGAGGAATTGCGCGCCTTTGGTATTGATTGCATTTGCTTTTTCATACAAATCCAGTGTTTCCAATAAATCCTCTTTCTCACTCGTCAAAGTGGTCGGTACCATGGCGGTTGTACCATATTGCGCATGCGTTTCAGCAATGCCCAGAAACGCCGCTACGCTCCCGTCCATAAAATCATGTCCTCCTCCGCCATGAATGTGTAAGTCAATAAAACCAGGAGCCACATAATGTCCGCCCGCATCAATGATTTCAGCACCCGGCACATCAACATCTCCCTGATGAATTCCAGCAATTTTTCCATCCTCAATTACCAGCGTACCATTTTTGATATAGCGGTAAGGGGTGATTAGTGTGCAGTTAGTAATGACAGTGCGCATGATTTGTTGTTTGCTTTTAGCAGTTAGCAGTTAGCAGTTAGCAGTTAGCAGTTAGTTGTTAGCTATTTATTTATAGAATTCTGTTTGTTCTAATAGTATATTATTGTCTTTGCTTCTTGCCCTCTAAAAGCTAAAAGCTAAAAGCTAAAAGCTAAAAGCTAAAAGCTAAAAGCTAAAAGCTAAAAGCTAAAAGCTAAAAGCTAAAAGCTAAAAGCTAAAAGCTAAACCCCCACCTCCTCAACTTGTGCCCCCAAATTGCATAATACACCAGATACAAATAACAAGGCAACAGCACCCAATAAGCCTGACGCACATCCAGCTGATCCGCAAAATACCCGTAGAAAAGTGGCATGATCGCATTTCCGCAAAGCCCCATGATCATGATGGAAGCGCCCAACTTGGTAAATCTTCCCAGATCATCCAGTGCCAACGGCCATATTCCGGCCCAGACCAGGGAATTGGCCAGACCAAGCAACACCACAAACCAAATTGAAAGATCCGCGCTATGTCCCAGGAAATCGACCTGGCCTTTTGCAAAAATGATCAGTAATGTAAATGCGGTTCCCAGCAATGTGCACACACGCAATGCATTGACCTGACTAATGAATTTCGGTATCAATGCAATACCGATCAAATAGCCGCAAATCGTACAGAACAAAGTGTAGGAAGGAAAAACTTTAGCCTCGAGCAGATCGATCCCCATTGAATTGGCATAACCTATTATGGTATCGATCGCAATCACCTGCGTGCCCACGTGCAGAAAGATAGCCAGTGCGCCGAGGATTAAATGCGGGAACTGGAAAATGCTGTTTTTACCCGCGTTAACAGAAGCCAGCTCGTCACTCTCGTGCTCCGTGTCTATTTCAGGAAGGGGCGATTTGAATACCAGAAATCCAAGCACAAACAGGAAAGTGCCCAAAGCAATGTAGGGATTGATTACGCGGCGGATCAGCTCGTCAAGCGCCGCGCCGCGCTGGGTATCGTCCATGGTGCTGAGCTGGGCAAAGAGGTCAGTGTCAGTTGGTTTTAAAATTACTGCTGCAAAAACGATCGGCGACAAAATGCCCGCTGCCTTGTTGCAGATCCCCATCATACTGATCCGCTGGGCCGCTCTTTCTTTTGCGCCCAAAATGGTGATGTAAGGATTAGCAGCAGTTTGCAAAATCGCCAATCCGATCCCGATGGTGAACAGACCGAGGAGAAATATCTCGTAAGTGCGCGTCATCGCTGCCGGTACGAAAATGAATGCCCCCGCCGCCATCGCCCAGAAACCAAACATCATACCTTTCTTGAAACCCACCTTTTTTAATAAAAAGGAAGAAGGTACCGACATGACGAAATAGGCGATGTAAAACGCGAATGCGACGAGATAAGCCTGAAAACTGGTCAGCTCACAGGCGATTTTAAAATAGGGGATCAATATCGAATTGACCCAGGAAATAAAACCGAAAATGAAAAACATCACCCCGATCAGAAAGATCGAAATGTTGGTTTCGTTTCGGCTAAGGGTCTCAACTTTGACGGCGATTGTTGCTTCTTTCATTGAGTTACTGCTTTCATTAATGTAAAGAGTTTAGGATCTGTGGCGTTGGTGCAAATAGCGCTTGCAATCAATTGCCCCGGACTTTAGTCAGTTAGTGCTAATAGCGCCTGCATCAATTGCCCCGGACTTTAGTCAGTTAGTGCAAATAGCGCTTGCAATCAATTGCCCCGGGCTTCAGCCCGGGGACCAAAAAGAAAATTAAACCGTAGGTTCCCAGCCCTTTTGATATTCCCTCTTCCAGAACTTCTCAGCTGCTTTATTCCCTTTAATATGTCCGTTTGTGGGATCAATGTTCAATGTGTCTCCCGACCGTATTGCAATATTCCCAAGCTGAGCGAGTAATGTACTTTGGTGTCCGCCCACGATTTCTGCGTTCAGCGCGGTGCCTTTTTTAATCCCATCGAAGAAGTTCTGAATGTGGAGCGCGTCGAGTCCCTGTGATGGGTTCATCTTATTGAGGGGGTCGATCACAAAGTCGTTTTTAGCTTCTTTTACCAGCTTGTTTTTCAAATCAAATATCTGGTAAGTATTGCCTTCGCCTATTTGCAGGGAACCATTGTCGCCATAAAACACAACCCCGACGCTGGCGCCTTCGATCGTGCGGCCATTGCAGCTCCTGCCTTCCCACGTCATCGCGGTATTGTTGGCAAATTCGAGGTTGATAACTTGTGTATCCGGCGTTTCCCAATCGTCTTTGTAACGGTAACGCCCGCCCGAGGAAGTTACTCTGGTCGGATAATCGACCTGCAAACCCCACCGCATCAAATCCAGCATGTGAGTACCGTTGTTGAGTGCCTCGCCCGTGCCCCAATTCCAAAACCAATGCCAGTTGTAATGCACCACATTGTCTTTATAAGCCTTACGCGGCGCCGGCCCCTGCCATAATTCGTAATCAAGCCATGAAGGGACAGCTACTTCTTTACCAATACCGATCGACGCGCGGTTGTTGGTATACCAGCCTTTTGCAAAGTAAACCCGACCGATTACACCCTCATGCACCGCCTTGATCGCGCCAGCCACATTCGGCCAGGAGCGTCGCTGGTTGCCCATTTGGATGACATTCTTGTATTTTTTCGCAGCCGCGATCAACAGCTCGCCTTCATGCGGATTGTGGCTGCATGGTTTTTCGAGGTAAACGTGCTTGCCTGCTTTGGAAGCCAATATTGCCGCAGGTGCGTGCCAGTGATCCGGAGCCGCTACCACCAGCGCGTCCATATCCTTATTTTCCAGCGCCTTTCTGAAATCAGGCACATTCGCTGGTTTGTATTTGGCGATTTCATTAACTGTACTGATCGCCTTTTCGGCAGCGCGGGAGTCTACATCCGAAATGGAAACGACTTCGCAATTGGGCTGCAATGCGTAATTGGAAGATAACGCAAGTCCCCGGCTGTTCACGCCCATCATACCTACGCGCACTTTCTCATTTGCGCCAATGATCTTCGCGTAGCTTTTTGGAGTAAAACCGGGTAAAACGCCGCCAAATGCCAGCATCGCGCTTCCCGCAAGTGATTTTTTAATGAAATCACGTCTGTTATTTTCATCGCCCGACACCGCCGGAATGTTCTCGTTTTGATTATCTTTTGAATTGCTTGACATGGGTTTCAGGTTTAATATTTTTGGTTAAATAAAGCGTTGAAATAGAAATAATACTGGTATTCTGCTCACTGCGAACTTGATTATGTAAATGGATTCGGAATCTTCACCAGATCCTCGATCAGTTTCCCTTCATGCTCAAATCGGGCGAGTGTGAATACATCGCCATTTGCGCCTACTGCAATGGAATTCACGTAAGTCGGTCTTCCTCCATCTTCATAAAACACAGGCCCGTGATCCGTGTAGGTTTGCGAAGGGATATGGAAAGTGATCAAATGCAAATTTTCCAAACCCTTTGCTGCTCCCTTCGCAATCTGCTTCTCACCTTTCAGCCTTTTTCCATCCACATAAACAGGCCCGCCGGTGAGATAATAAATTGTTTCCTGGTCAGGACCGAGTTGAAAACCGAGGTACCCGTAGCTAAACTGATCAAACATCCCGCTTTTCTTCGAGGGACTTGAAGTAATGCGCTCCACAATCTCAATAGTCTCTTTGCGGGGATCAAAGCGAAAGAGATAACCCGAGTTACCGTGTACGCCATACGCTACTTTTTCTTCCGGGTGCCAGAATATCTTCCGCCAGTTGTACGACATACTGCCGGGGCGGGTAGGGTCATATTTGCCAAAGTAATCGAGCCGCAAATCCACATTCTGCAACTTTTGGACAGCGCCTACTTCTGGATTATATGTGAAAATATCACCCTCAGCCACCGAGAAATACACATCG
This Dyadobacter sp. UC 10 DNA region includes the following protein-coding sequences:
- a CDS encoding zeta toxin family protein gives rise to the protein MLEKNLYIIAGCNGAGKTAASFAILPEILDCKEFVNADEIAKGVSPFQPEKVELEAGRIMLGRVNELLNGNDSFAFETTLSTRSYKPKIEEAKKKGFIVTLIFYWLNDVELAKERVRMRVSEGGHNIEPDVIERRYVKGIKNLFDIYLPIVDLAFIIDNSFEDEELIAKRSRDYSLNVFQKDKFNQLRNFYERI
- the nagA gene encoding N-acetylglucosamine-6-phosphate deacetylase, whose amino-acid sequence is MRTVITNCTLITPYRYIKNGTLVIEDGKIAGIHQGDVDVPGAEIIDAGGHYVAPGFIDLHIHGGGGHDFMDGSVAAFLGIAETHAQYGTTAMVPTTLTSEKEDLLETLDLYEKANAINTKGAQFLGMHLEGPYFALSQRGAQDPRYIRNPDPAEYEEVLAYSSSITRWSAAPELPGAIDFGRRLKQKGILAAVAHTDAIYEDVLDAYENGYTLATHLYSAMSGVTRRNAFRYAGTIESAFLLDMDVEIIADGVHLPAPLLKLIYKIKGADRTALITDAMRGAGMPEGESTLGSLKNGLKVIIEDGVAKLPDRTSFAGSVSTFDRLVRTMVQIADVSLLDAVRMGSTTPARIMGVDHRKGTLAAGKDADIVIFDQNINIQRTIVAGKTIYQKPY
- a CDS encoding Gfo/Idh/MocA family oxidoreductase, with the translated sequence MSSNSKDNQNENIPAVSGDENNRRDFIKKSLAGSAMLAFGGVLPGFTPKSYAKIIGANEKVRVGMMGVNSRGLALSSNYALQPNCEVVSISDVDSRAAEKAISTVNEIAKYKPANVPDFRKALENKDMDALVVAAPDHWHAPAAILASKAGKHVYLEKPCSHNPHEGELLIAAAKKYKNVIQMGNQRRSWPNVAGAIKAVHEGVIGRVYFAKGWYTNNRASIGIGKEVAVPSWLDYELWQGPAPRKAYKDNVVHYNWHWFWNWGTGEALNNGTHMLDLMRWGLQVDYPTRVTSSGGRYRYKDDWETPDTQVINLEFANNTAMTWEGRSCNGRTIEGASVGVVFYGDNGSLQIGEGNTYQIFDLKNKLVKEAKNDFVIDPLNKMNPSQGLDALHIQNFFDGIKKGTALNAEIVGGHQSTLLAQLGNIAIRSGDTLNIDPTNGHIKGNKAAEKFWKREYQKGWEPTV
- a CDS encoding glucosamine-6-phosphate deaminase, giving the protein MKVDNLEVKIFETRQEMGETAAKAVADKIRELQDIKEFVNIIFASAPSQNEFLTALRTETGIRWDKVNAFHMDEYVGIAADAPQNFGYFLKVRLFDHVNPRSVSYLDGNASDLNAECERYAALLEKYPIDIVCMGIGENGHLAFNDPHVAFFDDPLVVKQVELDEACRQQQVNDECFDTFDEVPETALTLTIPTLLKSTYAFAMVPGEKKAQAIYHTVESEIQEAYPATILRKHPNAILYIDKDSSGKLKEISSYSQA
- a CDS encoding putative oxidoreductase C-terminal domain-containing protein; this translates as MKKELLTIALLSAMVFNQSCNSKKEEASDEATKKPLSLIVVEPGHFHAALVQKSMYDDVDSVAYVYATEGPDVKAYLDKVEKYNAAPENPTHWKEEVYTGADFMDKMLAEKKGNVVVLAGNNQKKTDYIKKSVDASLNVLADKPMAIDAAGFDKLKEAFASAEKNKVLLYDIMTERYEITNTLQRELASIPAIFGELQKGTPENPAVVKESVHHYFKYISGEPLVRPTWFFDVAQQGEGMVDVTTHLVDLVQWSAFPDVSLDYKKDIELLNAKRTATQLTPSQFKLVTKSETFPDFLKKDVKDTVLNVYSNGEMTYKLKGVHAKVSVLWNFQAPEGTGDTHYSIMKGSKANLIVRQGKDQKYKPVLFIENTDKSKAYEDGVAAAFKAVSDKYPGVELKKIAAGWEITIPAKYDTGHESHFAQVANAYMGFLKAGKLPEWEVPNMIAKYWLTTEALKKAKK
- a CDS encoding sugar MFS transporter; translated protein: MKEATIAVKVETLSRNETNISIFLIGVMFFIFGFISWVNSILIPYFKIACELTSFQAYLVAFAFYIAYFVMSVPSSFLLKKVGFKKGMMFGFWAMAAGAFIFVPAAMTRTYEIFLLGLFTIGIGLAILQTAANPYITILGAKERAAQRISMMGICNKAAGILSPIVFAAVILKPTDTDLFAQLSTMDDTQRGAALDELIRRVINPYIALGTFLFVLGFLVFKSPLPEIDTEHESDELASVNAGKNSIFQFPHLILGALAIFLHVGTQVIAIDTIIGYANSMGIDLLEAKVFPSYTLFCTICGYLIGIALIPKFISQVNALRVCTLLGTAFTLLIIFAKGQVDFLGHSADLSIWFVVLLGLANSLVWAGIWPLALDDLGRFTKLGASIMIMGLCGNAIMPLFYGYFADQLDVRQAYWVLLPCYLYLVYYAIWGHKLRRWGFSF
- a CDS encoding DUF6932 family protein, whose product is MPIPDFDHNYVLPPHLGDPVNRNHLSPYPCTSIELCQKFSHSATRVRILKNFLSFREQLTNHRVIFGFQWLDGSFLTDIETIERRPPRDLDVVTFFGGISIADQQTILTSFPEFGSSQLAKANYLLDHYAVDYAFRPEVTVEQTRYWIQLFTHSRLGVWKGMLRIPLNTPNDDRTALDYLNSL
- a CDS encoding helix-turn-helix domain-containing protein → MTPTTSNPKIHEGRNLKRFREMLGIKQDFLAFELGEEWNQQKISLLEQKEKIDSDILEQVSAILKIPAEAIRNFDEDQAINIISNTFHDQAYLGNPHSTFTVNSIAEIRRLHDEKMELYERMLKEKDEMMGRLERLIGGK